The following are from one region of the Microbacterium paraoxydans genome:
- a CDS encoding FadR/GntR family transcriptional regulator yields the protein MTTVRRESLAEQAAELLLARIGAGEWEVGGKLPGETTLAPQLGVGRSTTREAIRILAGRGVLATRQGAGVFVTAVEPAPTWDAVLDRADIIAVLEARTAIEVEAAALAAERRTAADLDELRRTLAERDRRRTDIRAHVEADMAFHRAVVVASGNPVLRELFDGFAPRSLQAMIDMLRIRGHHGDAADQDAHGRIGDAIAARDPRTAGALTREHLDTVKRLFG from the coding sequence ATGACGACCGTGCGCCGCGAATCCCTCGCCGAACAGGCCGCCGAGCTGCTCCTCGCCCGGATCGGAGCCGGCGAATGGGAGGTCGGCGGGAAGCTGCCCGGCGAGACCACGCTCGCTCCGCAACTGGGGGTCGGAAGGTCGACGACCAGGGAGGCGATCCGCATCCTGGCCGGGCGCGGTGTGCTCGCCACCCGCCAGGGCGCGGGCGTCTTCGTCACGGCCGTCGAGCCCGCCCCGACCTGGGATGCCGTCCTCGACCGCGCCGACATCATCGCGGTCCTCGAGGCCCGCACCGCGATCGAAGTCGAGGCCGCGGCGCTCGCTGCGGAGCGCCGGACCGCGGCCGACCTGGACGAGCTGAGGCGCACGCTCGCCGAACGCGACCGTCGACGCACGGACATCCGCGCGCACGTCGAGGCGGACATGGCCTTCCACCGGGCCGTCGTCGTCGCCTCCGGCAATCCCGTGCTGCGAGAGCTGTTCGACGGCTTCGCCCCGCGCTCGCTGCAGGCCATGATCGACATGCTGCGCATCCGCGGCCATCACGGCGACGCCGCCGACCAGGACGCGCACGGGCGTATCGGCGATGCGATCGCCGCGCGCGACCCCCGGACAGCCGGCGCCCTGACCCGCGAGCACCTCGATACGGTGAAGAGGCTGTTCGGCTGA